Proteins co-encoded in one Moritella sp. F3 genomic window:
- a CDS encoding winged helix-turn-helix domain-containing protein — translation MTYQISNDVIFCKMKADLKSPESTQKLSSSEKEIIDLLCRKNGAVVSKDALKVIGWPGLEVTDQSLTQAIYSLRKKLTLCGADDVIATVFNQGYSVKNAVLLSDDALSLRPPPFSKLKGYKFKIGKIKASNILPFFICLLLPYIIYDQLIHSERYNEELGFLSPKTSYIHNGNYLTFISNEDINQDRKVLIEMFSDKIPTKSKVFSFMTNDKTYILACPLSDNAIVCDSTVSKVLELAANEENIAAHQVNEWFSLQQGIKSELPLFTGVMMSSTNYMFVDEQLTVTDKVRFIFDFNNQVESGFKNFKAKDQKYAGKYKGSVLYSKESDTKNTFVSRSGDFTFSFDHNVGTTALVMQNRTIDIIPFNQIMKDKCRKKTTERRVIWKVEEWGNQSLWVSTSSNKMWLFEENPLY, via the coding sequence ATGACATACCAAATTTCAAATGATGTCATTTTTTGTAAAATGAAAGCGGATCTTAAAAGTCCAGAAAGTACACAGAAATTAAGTTCATCAGAAAAAGAAATTATAGACTTACTATGTCGTAAAAATGGCGCTGTTGTTTCTAAAGATGCGCTGAAAGTTATAGGCTGGCCTGGATTGGAGGTAACCGATCAATCCTTAACGCAAGCTATCTACTCGCTAAGAAAAAAATTAACGTTATGTGGTGCTGATGATGTCATTGCGACTGTATTTAATCAGGGTTATAGCGTTAAAAATGCGGTGCTATTATCGGACGATGCATTATCTTTACGACCGCCCCCTTTCTCTAAGTTAAAAGGCTACAAGTTTAAAATAGGTAAGATAAAAGCGAGCAATATATTGCCATTTTTCATTTGTTTACTCTTACCCTACATCATCTATGACCAGCTTATACACAGTGAACGGTATAATGAAGAATTGGGTTTCTTGTCTCCTAAAACAAGCTATATACATAATGGTAACTACCTTACATTTATCTCTAATGAGGATATAAACCAAGATAGAAAAGTGCTGATTGAAATGTTCTCGGATAAAATACCAACTAAAAGTAAGGTATTTTCTTTTATGACCAATGATAAAACGTATATTCTAGCTTGCCCATTAAGTGATAATGCCATTGTGTGTGACAGTACTGTCAGCAAAGTATTAGAATTAGCTGCCAATGAAGAGAACATCGCAGCTCATCAAGTGAATGAATGGTTCTCATTGCAACAAGGCATTAAAAGTGAACTACCGCTATTTACAGGGGTAATGATGAGCTCGACTAACTATATGTTTGTTGATGAACAGCTCACCGTAACGGATAAAGTGCGCTTCATTTTTGATTTTAACAATCAGGTCGAAAGCGGATTTAAAAACTTCAAGGCTAAAGACCAAAAATACGCAGGGAAGTATAAAGGCTCTGTATTATATTCAAAGGAATCAGATACAAAAAATACCTTTGTTAGCCGTAGCGGTGATTTTACGTTTAGTTTTGATCACAACGTCGGTACCACAGCGTTAGTGATGCAAAATAGAACGATAGACATCATCCCTTTTAATCAAATTATGAAAGATAAATGTAGAAAAAAAACGACAGAACGACGTGTCATTTGGAAAGTTGAAGAATGGGGGAATCAATCGTTGTGGGTATCCACCTCTTCTAATAAGATGTGGTTGTTTGAAGAAAACCCATTATATTAA
- a CDS encoding alpha-xenorhabdolysin family binary toxin subunit A, with protein MKTNTTHKRLRGFKMSLLALSIVGSTLLHAQTVTEIPPLDYDTLQGDFEGDSLFLDTGSDTSLLSTAEWYQIQAYATAAVALPKTEASLRTLTKFPANDEFTFQYQNLLTEFTNINQSGHDWNSNIYPSIVDLALQLANYGEIHPQLILPLMNQLTQLQQNALAFNLSAAATNRDAALSFLNVLKNFTHQQQQATTKAVEDLKQFSAEVEAQKAQLDVIEGDFSTLLNSDAISTLRNNISLLNTEIAGYRSDLSEAKRNIGLCAIGGPLVLTICGSIEGARKVRLDNLIEDVNNQINAANASLEHAVNLGASYEIAHSNINEMLTHIENALPHLKKVQLHWQGLESDFDALTTSLNSLDSEDALRNANLLVAGIVSSPLAGAVGPKWLEISNKARQFAQNAYVIME; from the coding sequence ATGAAAACAAACACAACTCATAAACGACTACGTGGCTTCAAAATGAGCTTACTTGCTTTATCTATTGTTGGCTCAACATTATTGCATGCACAAACCGTCACTGAAATTCCTCCTCTGGATTATGATACGCTCCAAGGTGATTTTGAAGGTGACTCATTATTCCTTGATACTGGCTCAGATACATCCTTACTTTCAACTGCAGAGTGGTATCAAATTCAAGCCTATGCAACAGCGGCTGTCGCATTGCCAAAAACAGAAGCATCTTTACGTACACTCACAAAATTTCCGGCTAATGATGAATTTACGTTTCAATATCAAAATTTGCTCACTGAATTCACCAACATTAATCAGTCAGGTCATGATTGGAACTCAAACATTTACCCAAGTATTGTTGATTTAGCGCTACAGCTTGCAAACTACGGCGAGATACACCCACAACTTATCCTGCCCTTGATGAATCAACTTACCCAGCTACAACAAAATGCCCTCGCGTTTAACCTTTCCGCTGCCGCGACCAATCGCGATGCAGCACTCTCATTTTTAAATGTATTAAAGAACTTTACACATCAACAGCAACAGGCGACAACAAAAGCCGTTGAGGATTTAAAACAATTTTCCGCAGAGGTTGAAGCACAGAAAGCACAACTTGATGTTATTGAAGGTGACTTTTCTACATTACTCAACAGTGATGCGATTAGTACGTTAAGAAATAACATCAGCCTACTAAACACTGAAATAGCAGGTTACAGGAGCGATCTAAGTGAAGCGAAACGTAATATTGGCCTCTGCGCAATAGGTGGTCCGCTTGTTTTAACTATTTGTGGCAGTATTGAAGGCGCTAGAAAAGTCAGGTTAGATAATTTGATTGAAGATGTAAATAATCAAATAAATGCGGCAAATGCAAGTTTAGAACATGCGGTTAACCTTGGCGCTTCTTATGAAATCGCGCACTCAAATATCAATGAAATGCTGACGCATATTGAAAATGCATTACCTCATCTTAAAAAGGTACAACTGCATTGGCAAGGTCTAGAAAGTGATTTCGACGCGCTTACCACATCACTCAATTCTTTAGACAGTGAAGATGCCTTACGCAATGCCAACTTACTGGTCGCTGGTATTGTAAGTAGCCCACTTGCAGGAGCCGTAGGACCTAAATGGCTCGAAATAAGCAACAAAGCAAGACAATTTGCGCAGAACG